In Chryseobacterium lactis, a single genomic region encodes these proteins:
- a CDS encoding RCC1 domain-containing protein, whose amino-acid sequence MNKYIYSIIALFIATLCWAQMFVSQAEYFWDTDPGTGNGTPVLATDGSFNSAFEQLTKTGIATPGSGLHKLSVRIKDNTGVWGPVFTNVINVEQNTVSAVMALAQAEYFWDTDPGTGNGTPVLAADGNFDRAYEQLVKTGIALPSVGLHVFNIRVKDTNGTWGPVFKNVINVETPASTGCWQSLSAGTEHSVGIKNDGTLWAWGNNAYGQLGDGSTIDTNVPVQIGTANNWKVIAAGAQHTLAIKTDGTLWAWGRNEYGQLGDGTKNDKLSPTQIGTATNWQNVSGGVYYTVATKTNGTLWAWGFNGYRQLGDGTMTNKTEPTQIGTETNWQSAVAGSVHTLAIKTNGTLWGWGYNTTGQLGDGTTTDRSTPTQIGSATNWKSVDVGSMHSVGIKTDGTLWAWGTNEYGQLGDGTTTYKNIPIQIGTATNWQNVSAGGSFTFANRTDGTLWSWGYNSYGVLGQSSGSTLIPKQVGSFSDSMLISAGTYHVLEKNTSGALKVCGRNVSGELGDGTTTQKDTFTSIECPSNCTSPTQFSTSNITSSTASINWVGSTPVPNGGYLYFYSTNPIVGGIGGTTTSSTMANLTNLLPNTTYYWWVASRCGSSRGSWISGGSFTTLSATTTGCWKAVSSGSIHSVGIKTDGTLWAWGGNNFGQMGDGTTTDRSTPTQIGTETDWVTIATGENFTLAIKSNGTLWTWGSNGQGQLGDGTTNSKNIPTQIGTATDWVSVAAGFNHTVALKSNGTLWTWGSNTYGQLGDGTTADRSTPTQIGTENNWKTITTGLYHTIAIKTDGRLWAWGFNDEGQLGDGTKVNKNTPTQIGTATDWKNVGGGWRHTVALKTNGTLWAWGRNDNGQLGDGTKINKISPTQIGTATNWKTINANQYNSSAGIKTDGTLWAWGDNLFGYLGDGTKVDRSTPTQIGTATDRKIIEAKRFNRLTINNDGLLSSCGINDFGQIGDGTTIDRTIFVPVACPPTCNPPVQLFSSNITSATATISWTAANPAPSGGYSYLYSTNPVLGGIEGNTSNTTANLTNLLPDTTYYWWVSSSCGYSQTNWIDGGSFTTLPTSATGCWESVIAGSYHSIGLKTDGTLWAWGYNNYGQLGDGTTIGKNTPTQIGTGNNWVKIAAGSYYSVGIKADGTLWTWGDNYDGQLGDGTNISKNTPTQVGTATDWVSIAAGDSYALAIKSNGTLWAWGYNYYGQLGDGTNVKKNTPIQIGTENDWKIIASGSYHSLAIKTNGTLWSWGKNNEGELGDGTKTDKKTPIQIGTAANWKNIDGGLSHTIGVKTDGTFWAWGSNVFGQLGDGTAVAKITPTQIGTATNWQSVSANRYHSSAAIKTDGTLWAWGNNQNGQLGDGTKTTRFTPTQIGTTANRKSISSSMYNRLVIDTNGFLSGCGLNDKGQIGDGTNIQKPIFVPIACPTSTLAVQEVSAKTDHLKVYPNPVQDILTISYDQKIHSVTVYNAAGQQVLTREINDTKGIIDVSRLVSGIYLVKVNAVNGFVKTVKVIKR is encoded by the coding sequence ATGAATAAATATATTTATAGTATAATCGCTTTGTTTATAGCAACATTGTGCTGGGCACAAATGTTCGTAAGCCAGGCCGAATATTTCTGGGATACCGATCCGGGAACAGGAAACGGAACTCCGGTATTGGCAACCGATGGGAGCTTCAATAGTGCTTTTGAACAACTAACCAAAACTGGAATTGCCACGCCGGGTAGTGGTTTACACAAATTATCTGTCCGTATCAAAGACAATACGGGGGTTTGGGGACCTGTTTTTACCAACGTCATCAATGTCGAGCAAAACACGGTATCTGCTGTAATGGCTCTGGCACAAGCCGAATATTTCTGGGATACTGATCCAGGGACCGGAAACGGTACTCCGGTATTAGCCGCCGACGGAAATTTTGACAGGGCTTATGAGCAACTGGTAAAGACAGGAATTGCCTTACCATCCGTTGGATTGCATGTATTTAATATTCGTGTCAAAGATACCAACGGGACCTGGGGACCGGTTTTTAAAAATGTTATTAATGTAGAAACTCCAGCTTCTACCGGTTGTTGGCAAAGCCTTAGTGCAGGAACTGAACATTCGGTAGGGATAAAGAACGATGGAACACTATGGGCATGGGGAAATAATGCTTATGGGCAATTGGGAGACGGAAGTACAATTGACACAAATGTCCCTGTTCAAATAGGAACGGCAAATAATTGGAAAGTCATCGCTGCCGGAGCACAGCATACCCTTGCTATCAAAACAGATGGAACCTTATGGGCATGGGGAAGGAATGAGTATGGACAATTAGGGGATGGAACTAAAAATGATAAATTGAGCCCAACTCAAATAGGAACAGCAACGAATTGGCAAAATGTTAGCGGGGGAGTCTATTATACAGTAGCCACCAAAACAAATGGAACACTTTGGGCATGGGGTTTTAATGGATATAGACAGTTAGGCGATGGTACAATGACAAATAAAACCGAACCTACACAAATCGGAACAGAAACAAATTGGCAAAGTGCAGTAGCAGGTTCGGTACATACTCTTGCTATCAAAACTAATGGTACACTTTGGGGATGGGGTTATAACACTACCGGCCAACTAGGTGATGGAACTACAACCGACAGATCGACTCCAACACAAATAGGGTCAGCTACCAATTGGAAAAGTGTAGATGTAGGAAGTATGCATTCTGTAGGAATCAAAACAGATGGAACACTTTGGGCCTGGGGTACGAATGAGTATGGGCAATTAGGTGATGGAACAACTACTTATAAAAATATCCCTATACAAATAGGAACTGCAACCAATTGGCAAAATGTATCCGCCGGAGGTAGTTTTACTTTTGCGAACAGAACAGATGGTACGCTTTGGAGTTGGGGATATAATTCTTATGGAGTGTTAGGCCAGAGTTCAGGAAGCACATTAATACCTAAGCAGGTAGGTTCTTTTTCAGACAGCATGCTGATTTCTGCCGGAACTTATCACGTTCTTGAAAAAAATACCAGTGGTGCTTTAAAAGTTTGTGGACGAAATGTTTCAGGGGAATTAGGGGATGGAACAACTACTCAAAAAGATACCTTTACTTCAATTGAGTGTCCTTCCAATTGCACGTCTCCAACACAGTTCTCAACGAGCAATATTACCTCTTCTACAGCTTCAATTAATTGGGTAGGATCAACACCGGTTCCCAATGGAGGTTATTTATATTTTTATAGTACGAATCCAATTGTTGGAGGTATAGGCGGAACTACTACTTCTTCTACAATGGCAAATTTAACCAATTTATTACCTAATACGACTTACTATTGGTGGGTTGCATCTCGTTGCGGATCCAGTAGAGGGAGTTGGATATCCGGAGGGTCCTTTACCACGCTTTCTGCAACGACAACAGGATGTTGGAAAGCTGTGAGTTCGGGAAGTATTCATTCAGTAGGAATTAAAACAGACGGAACACTATGGGCCTGGGGAGGTAATAATTTTGGACAAATGGGGGATGGAACTACAACTGATAGATCTACGCCAACACAAATAGGTACTGAAACAGACTGGGTAACTATTGCCACTGGGGAAAATTTTACATTAGCTATCAAATCAAATGGGACACTTTGGACTTGGGGAAGTAATGGACAGGGACAATTAGGAGATGGAACAACAAATTCAAAAAATATTCCAACACAAATAGGTACAGCAACAGACTGGGTAAGTGTTGCTGCCGGTTTTAATCATACAGTAGCGCTAAAGTCTAATGGTACCCTTTGGACTTGGGGGTCTAATACCTATGGTCAGCTGGGAGATGGAACTACAGCTGATAGATCTACTCCAACACAAATTGGAACCGAAAATAACTGGAAAACTATTACCACCGGATTGTATCATACTATTGCTATCAAAACAGATGGAAGGCTATGGGCTTGGGGATTTAATGACGAAGGCCAGCTAGGCGATGGAACTAAAGTAAATAAAAATACCCCCACACAAATAGGTACAGCAACTGATTGGAAAAATGTTGGCGGAGGATGGCGTCATACTGTTGCATTGAAAACAAATGGAACGTTATGGGCATGGGGCCGGAATGATAATGGGCAGTTGGGAGATGGAACTAAAATAAATAAAATTTCACCAACACAAATTGGAACAGCAACCAATTGGAAGACTATTAATGCTAACCAATACAATTCTTCAGCAGGAATTAAAACAGATGGTACTCTTTGGGCATGGGGAGATAATTTATTTGGTTACCTGGGAGATGGAACTAAAGTAGATAGAAGTACTCCAACGCAAATAGGAACGGCTACCGATAGAAAGATTATTGAAGCAAAGAGATTTAATAGACTTACTATAAATAATGATGGACTTTTATCAAGCTGTGGCATCAATGACTTTGGCCAAATAGGAGATGGGACTACAATTGATAGAACAATCTTTGTACCTGTTGCCTGCCCTCCAACGTGTAACCCTCCAGTGCAATTGTTTTCTTCAAATATCACTTCTGCAACGGCTACTATCAGCTGGACAGCTGCGAATCCGGCTCCTAGTGGAGGTTATTCGTATCTTTATAGTACGAATCCGGTTCTTGGAGGTATAGAGGGAAATACTTCTAATACGACGGCCAATCTTACAAATTTATTACCCGATACAACTTATTATTGGTGGGTGTCGTCTAGCTGTGGATATAGCCAGACTAATTGGATCGATGGCGGTTCTTTTACTACACTTCCTACCTCTGCAACAGGCTGTTGGGAAAGTGTGATTGCGGGCAGCTATCATTCGATAGGGCTTAAAACAGACGGAACGCTTTGGGCATGGGGATACAACAATTATGGCCAGCTGGGAGACGGAACTACTATTGGAAAAAATACCCCAACGCAAATCGGAACCGGAAATAATTGGGTGAAAATTGCAGCCGGCAGTTATTATTCAGTAGGAATTAAAGCAGACGGAACACTATGGACATGGGGTGATAATTACGATGGACAATTGGGTGACGGAACTAATATTAGCAAAAATACCCCAACACAAGTAGGTACAGCAACAGACTGGGTAAGTATTGCCGCAGGGGATAGTTATGCACTCGCCATAAAATCAAATGGAACGCTATGGGCATGGGGTTATAATTATTATGGACAATTAGGTGATGGTACCAATGTAAAGAAAAATACTCCAATCCAAATCGGAACAGAAAATGACTGGAAAATTATCGCCAGTGGTTCATATCACTCCCTTGCCATTAAAACAAATGGAACATTATGGAGCTGGGGAAAAAATAATGAAGGAGAGCTGGGAGATGGAACCAAGACCGATAAAAAAACACCTATTCAGATAGGAACTGCCGCGAATTGGAAAAATATCGATGGTGGACTTAGTCATACAATAGGAGTAAAAACAGATGGAACATTCTGGGCTTGGGGCAGTAATGTTTTTGGACAATTAGGAGATGGAACCGCAGTTGCAAAAATTACTCCGACACAAATCGGAACGGCAACAAATTGGCAGAGTGTTAGTGCTAATCGTTACCATTCTTCTGCTGCCATCAAAACAGATGGAACACTTTGGGCATGGGGTAATAATCAGAATGGACAATTAGGAGATGGTACTAAAACAACAAGATTTACTCCAACTCAAATAGGGACAACTGCCAATAGAAAAAGTATTTCATCCAGTATGTATAACAGACTTGTGATTGATACCAATGGATTTTTATCAGGCTGTGGACTCAATGACAAAGGACAAATAGGAGATGGTACAAACATTCAAAAACCGATTTTTGTCCCTATTGCTTGTCCTACAAGTACTTTAGCTGTTCAAGAAGTTTCAGCAAAAACAGATCATTTAAAAGTCTATCCAAATCCGGTTCAGGATATCCTGACGATCTCTTATGATCAGAAGATTCATTCGGTAACGGTTTACAATGCAGCAGGGCAACAGGTACTTACCAGGGAGATTAATGATACGAAAGGAATCATTGATGTTTCCAGACTCGTTTCAGGAATTTATCTTGTAAAAGTAAATGCTGTTAATGGCTTTGTAAAGACTGTAAAAGTCATCAAACGATAA
- a CDS encoding serine hydrolase domain-containing protein: MKNILYLLIFTLIMSSCKTSNNALTSTKNYNFLTDSLHINQQLEKYKLPGFSVVVFENYKVVYSNQFGVKSMNSQEKIDENTAFSTASISKPITALLCYLLEEKGLINLDDPIDKSLKRWHLPKSKFTEKISPAWRQFLNHTAGTSQSGFEDHYEGEKIPTITQSLLGQIPRYEKEIEFLFTPGTDWQYSGGGYVIVQMALEDTFNKPIAELAKEYIFSPLGLKNTTMIQPNEKGFLTNVALVHDKDGKVIKTGLPITPQVGPSGLWSTPTDLAKLSIEIQNALRNKNNKVISHQIATKMTKVTAIKNAVGGWGYGWQKSFAYNNYDWFSCNGSNTGVGGSVFATMKDGNGFVFLANGEKPNRFPVMNKTQRTILTLMNWNGKEPKVETQEMPFTLKQKLIGTYDDFLYGQGMETKILEKNNRLYVESPILEHFKGKNEYELVYLKNGLFKIVDYPNLLQFDFNNGKIDSVTLTRDSLQTKVQVINKK; this comes from the coding sequence ATGAAAAATATTCTTTATTTACTAATTTTCACATTGATAATGTCTAGCTGCAAAACAAGCAATAACGCACTGACCTCTACCAAAAATTATAACTTTCTTACGGATAGTTTGCATATTAATCAACAATTAGAAAAATATAAACTTCCCGGATTTAGTGTGGTTGTTTTCGAGAATTATAAAGTTGTTTATTCCAATCAATTTGGAGTGAAATCGATGAATTCTCAAGAAAAGATAGATGAAAATACTGCTTTTTCTACGGCATCTATTTCGAAACCGATTACGGCACTTCTTTGCTATTTACTTGAGGAGAAAGGCTTAATTAATTTAGATGATCCAATCGATAAATCACTAAAACGTTGGCATTTACCTAAAAGTAAGTTTACTGAAAAGATAAGCCCAGCATGGAGACAATTTCTTAATCACACGGCCGGTACCTCACAGAGTGGATTTGAAGATCATTATGAAGGGGAAAAAATTCCGACCATTACGCAGAGTCTTTTAGGACAGATTCCCAGGTACGAAAAGGAAATTGAATTTTTGTTCACACCGGGTACTGATTGGCAATATAGTGGTGGTGGCTATGTAATTGTTCAGATGGCCTTGGAAGATACCTTCAATAAACCTATTGCAGAACTTGCAAAAGAGTATATTTTTTCACCTCTCGGTTTGAAAAATACAACCATGATACAACCTAATGAAAAAGGATTTTTAACAAATGTAGCTCTGGTTCATGATAAAGATGGAAAAGTGATTAAAACAGGCCTGCCAATTACTCCACAAGTGGGACCTTCGGGATTGTGGTCTACACCTACTGATTTGGCTAAACTTTCTATTGAAATACAAAATGCCTTAAGAAACAAAAATAACAAAGTGATATCTCATCAGATTGCAACAAAAATGACGAAAGTAACTGCTATCAAAAACGCGGTTGGCGGTTGGGGATATGGATGGCAAAAATCTTTTGCGTACAACAATTATGATTGGTTTTCATGTAATGGTTCCAATACAGGAGTAGGAGGTAGTGTTTTCGCAACCATGAAAGATGGAAATGGTTTTGTATTTCTTGCCAACGGGGAAAAACCAAATCGTTTTCCTGTGATGAATAAGACTCAAAGGACGATTCTGACATTGATGAACTGGAACGGAAAAGAACCTAAAGTAGAGACGCAGGAAATGCCTTTCACCCTAAAACAAAAACTAATCGGAACCTATGATGATTTTCTTTATGGGCAGGGAATGGAAACCAAAATATTGGAAAAGAATAACCGTCTGTATGTGGAGTCACCAATTTTGGAACATTTTAAAGGAAAAAATGAATATGAACTGGTTTATTTGAAAAACGGATTATTTAAAATTGTAGATTATCCAAACCTGTTACAATTTGATTTCAACAATGGAAAGATAGACTCTGTTACCTTAACGAGAGATTCCTTGCAAACTAAAGTTCAGGTCATTAATAAAAAATAG
- a CDS encoding serine hydrolase domain-containing protein, with translation MKTSLKFAAALLLISNLSFGQDITKKIDSIINVSYQKNPEIGISVGFIKNNEEHYIAHGRLNAESTAEIDKNSIFEIASITKILTSNLIAQAVVDRKIKLDDYIDNYLPKGYVLNSNLKNKIKISDLASHQSGLPDIDFGKLIEQNPQQPVSSVTEKTLATIINNCTELKDYGKYRYSTIGYTLLGQILEKVYGKSYDEIIRAKIIKPLHMTHTFTKDFNVKNRTTAHNPNGGIQEFFTWNVTAPAGLVKSNASDMVTYLKEVLKNESTIGKASIIAEKIYYKDEKREMGLGLNISTDDQNTIYLKSGDSMGQSSIICYNRAKKWGIIILLDQRNSKLRQDLLNQIYDNVLK, from the coding sequence ATGAAAACTTCACTAAAATTCGCAGCAGCACTTTTATTAATAAGTAACTTATCTTTTGGACAGGATATCACCAAAAAAATTGATTCAATAATCAATGTCAGTTATCAAAAAAATCCTGAGATCGGTATAAGTGTAGGTTTTATTAAAAATAATGAAGAACACTATATTGCCCATGGTCGTTTGAATGCAGAAAGTACGGCTGAAATTGATAAAAATTCCATTTTTGAAATTGCATCCATTACTAAAATTCTGACATCAAATTTAATTGCACAGGCGGTTGTTGATCGCAAAATTAAACTAGATGATTATATAGACAATTATCTTCCCAAAGGCTATGTGCTGAACAGTAATCTTAAAAATAAAATTAAAATTTCCGACCTGGCTTCTCACCAATCAGGCTTACCCGATATAGATTTTGGAAAATTAATAGAACAGAATCCACAACAGCCTGTAAGCAGTGTTACAGAAAAAACATTGGCCACCATCATCAATAATTGTACTGAGCTGAAAGACTATGGTAAATATCGTTATTCTACGATTGGATATACTTTACTGGGACAAATATTAGAAAAAGTGTATGGTAAATCTTATGATGAGATCATCAGAGCTAAAATAATAAAGCCATTACACATGACCCACACATTCACTAAAGATTTTAATGTAAAAAACAGAACGACGGCTCACAATCCAAATGGCGGTATCCAGGAATTTTTTACATGGAATGTGACTGCACCTGCTGGATTAGTAAAATCTAATGCTTCTGATATGGTTACCTATTTAAAAGAAGTTTTAAAGAACGAATCTACCATAGGGAAAGCCTCTATCATTGCCGAAAAAATCTATTATAAAGATGAAAAAAGAGAAATGGGATTAGGGTTGAACATCAGCACGGATGACCAAAATACCATTTATTTAAAGTCAGGCGATTCTATGGGACAATCTTCAATCATCTGCTACAACCGAGCTAAGAAGTGGGGTATTATCATATTGCTGGATCAGAGAAATTCAAAATTGAGACAAGATCTGTTGAATCAAATTTATGATAACGTATTGAAATAA
- a CDS encoding helix-turn-helix domain-containing protein has product MDKINVLLIVTLISIFISLILAFFLLTVKTKYKTSNILFAVFLILAAVDLSEPLFNLVVDGPSNLGMLRTTLAFLQIPVFYLYVVSVCYSDFKLKPKYFFHLLPFLIVNIVLLPRFYTVDLSSKINFIINRQHMIELQFIHILFHIQFVVYFIAVFILLRKTKKLYLENNAGTHLNSYNWLFQFTVVLTVLYSIALLKNIFKFSDYPYISEWIKFGILVIQPFIFCWYLFKALNNPELFRNVDSKLQLVAEIILEEKNKEQSVANEDNYNEELLKLRSYMIEKKPFLNPSVTIQDISENIQIPTRELSVLINHQLGQHFYDFVNTYRIESAMEILKDTTKSKVTILEILYEVGFNSKSSFNTAFKKHTGNTPTYYRNNLQISSL; this is encoded by the coding sequence ATGGATAAAATTAATGTATTACTTATTGTAACTCTAATCTCTATATTTATTTCATTAATTCTTGCCTTTTTTCTTCTTACCGTCAAAACAAAATACAAAACAAGTAATATTCTTTTTGCTGTTTTTCTCATATTAGCTGCAGTAGATCTTAGCGAGCCTTTATTTAATTTAGTAGTTGATGGTCCCTCAAATCTGGGAATGCTGAGAACTACATTGGCATTTTTGCAAATTCCTGTCTTTTATCTCTACGTAGTATCGGTTTGTTATTCTGATTTTAAGCTTAAACCTAAATACTTCTTCCATCTGCTTCCCTTTTTGATAGTAAATATTGTTTTGTTGCCCCGTTTTTATACAGTAGATCTTTCTTCTAAAATTAATTTTATTATCAACCGTCAGCATATGATAGAATTACAGTTCATTCATATTCTGTTCCATATTCAGTTTGTGGTTTATTTTATTGCTGTTTTTATACTGTTGAGAAAGACAAAAAAATTATATCTTGAAAATAATGCGGGCACCCATCTTAATTCCTATAATTGGTTGTTTCAGTTTACGGTCGTGCTTACTGTTTTATATTCAATCGCACTTTTAAAGAATATTTTCAAATTTTCCGATTATCCATACATTTCTGAATGGATCAAATTTGGCATCTTAGTAATTCAGCCGTTTATATTTTGTTGGTATTTATTCAAGGCATTAAACAACCCTGAATTATTTAGAAATGTAGATTCAAAATTACAACTTGTTGCCGAGATTATTTTGGAAGAAAAAAATAAGGAGCAATCAGTAGCTAATGAAGATAACTACAATGAGGAGCTGCTGAAATTAAGGAGTTATATGATTGAAAAAAAACCATTTCTTAATCCTTCAGTAACTATTCAGGATATTTCTGAAAATATTCAGATTCCTACCCGGGAATTATCTGTTTTAATTAATCATCAGCTAGGACAACATTTTTATGACTTCGTGAATACCTATCGTATAGAAAGTGCTATGGAAATTTTAAAAGATACCACAAAAAGCAAAGTCACTATTCTTGAAATCTTATATGAAGTAGGTTTTAATTCTAAATCTTCCTTTAATACGGCTTTTAAAAAGCACACTGGAAATACCCCAACTTATTATCGTAATAATTTACAAATCAGTAGTTTGTAA